GCCGTATCTGCCCCAGGCGAGGGCGCGCCACCAGAAGCGCAAAGCACCCTTTATGGAGGGGAGCCTCAGCTCGGCTTTTGACTGATCGGCCCCGCTCATGAACATCGGGGTGACGACGCGGAAGGTGGCCTCTATCTTCTCCATCACTCCTCCTCTCCTCTTTCCGTTATGTCGATGACCTCGCCCCTTACGTATGGCCGCTTGCGTTGCTCCTCGGGGTCTCTACGGTCTATGCAGGCTACGGTGCGGGGCTCGAGGCCGAGGTCTCTTCGGAGCGCGGCCTCGATGCGTTCCACGGCCCAGCCGAGACACGTGGTGCCGCCGGTGCGGTTGACGATGACCTCCTGCGCTGCGGCCCAGCACGGTCCGTGTTCTTTCAGGGCCTCCTCGACCTTCTCTCGGGCTTCGTCGAAACCGTTGAAGGGATCGTCGAGGATAAGGCAGGAGACTTCGAGGTCTTCGCGGCCGGCTTCGGTCCGGATCTCGCCGACCTTCTGTTTGGCTTTCTGGCTCGTGATGATGAACAGATGGTCCGGGCTCTCCTGCACGATGGCGGTATAAAGCGCGCCGGGTGTCATCCCGAGCGGGGAGACGAGCCAGCGCTCGTCCTTGCGTTCGACCTCTGTGTTCCAGAAGCTGGGGGTGGCAAGGTTTCTCTCTATCCTATCGTGGAGGTCGCGCATCACCTGTGCGTCGAACTTCACCATGTCCTCGCGCATCCCGGCGTGGGCGAGGGCGTTGCGCCTCTCTCTGACCTGATCCCAGAGTGTGGCCAGCTCTTGCTGCTCTTTGGAGAGAAGCTTCTTGAGCTGGGACGCTCCTCTGTTCCATGAGGCGATCACCCCGAGCCTGCGCTCCGCTCTCTGACGTTCTTCCCCCTCCAGCCAGCGTTTCGGGTTCTGCGTGTGGAGTATGACCGCCGAGACGATGAGCTCCCGCATCAGGGTCGCCGCAGCCCGGAGGTCCGAGATGGCGAGGTACCCGTCGACAAGGTGCGCCTGGCGCTCCAGCTCTTCGATCGTCAGGATCACGCCCTTCTTCGGTTTGTCTCCCTTTGGTACCTTTGGTTCCGGGAGCGCGAAGCTCTCGAGCCGCTCTTCCAGCTCCTCCCAGAAGCCCCTGAGCGGAGCGAGGTGTGAGAGCTCCTCCTCTGCCTCTGCGGAGCGCGCCTTTTCGAGCGTGCGGTGAGCTTCGAAGCCGGCCTCGAGCGGTATGCCGGAGGCGAGGGGTGCTTCGAGATCGCGCAGCGCACTGGCCACCTTCTGCAACCGGCTGAACTTCTGCTGGCTACCAGGCTGGTGCGATCTGCGCTGTATGTTCTTCAGCATCTCGGCCAGGAGCTTCGGGAGCAGGTAATCGGAGAAGAGCCTGACCCCGTAGGACCACTCTGGCAAATCCACGAGCGGAGTGAGGTCGAAGATGGGGACGTTGTTGCTCTCGTCCCGGGCCTCGTAGGCTCCGTAGTAGACGCCGAGGATTTTTATTCTCTTGCGCGCGGCGTAGTACTGAACCGCCGAGAGGAGCAGGGCCGGGAGGTGGCGGAAGCCGTGGGTGAGGTCCAGGACGACCTCATCGCCTTCTTTCAGGTGTTCCCCGAACTTCTCGAAGATCTCCCAGAGCTCCGCTTCGGATTTCCCGTCTGGAATGTCGACGGGTGTGCAGGTCCATCCTAGCGCTGCGGCTTCGGATCGCAGCCCGTCTCTGTACTTATCTCTGGCCCCCTGAGTCAGGAGTGCGACGAGTTCGAGGCCTTTTTCCTCGCCTGTTATGAAACTGCCTATCGCCACCGGGGCCAGTCTGGTCTCCTTGCGTCGCTCCCCGAAGGTGTAGGTGACCTTCTCGTAGCTTCCCGTCCCGATCGTGCAGATGAGCTTCTTCACCTTCTTCACCAATATCCTCCTATGACCAGCAGAACTCTGCATAGGCGCACTTGCCGCAGTAGCGGATGCGCCTGGCGGGTGGTGGCTGGTAGCTCTCCAACAACCGCTCCAGCTTCTCTACCGTCTCACTTACCTTCTCTTCGAGCTCCGGGGTTAGCTCGACCTCCTCGCGGAACCGCTCTTTGGGCACCAGGATCTCGCCGCTGGCCTCGATCCCTTCCTCCCGCAGCCGCAGCAGGTAGTAGCCGACCTGCAGCCGCGCCGCGGGCAGGTAACGGGTGGACTTCTTTATCTCGGAGAAGACGAGCCGGCCCCCCTCGCGCCGCACGCGGTCTATCTTCATGCCCGGCAGCTCGATCTCCTTCATCGACCTCTCGTAGTGCTCGAGCTGGTTGAGCCTCCCCTCGACCAGCAGCTCGAACTCCCTCTCGGGCTCCATCTGCCGCGCCATCAGCCACGCCTGCCGGGGGCAGACCGCGTAAGACTGCACGAGAGTCCCGGTGACGCTCACAGCATCATCGCCTCGTCTTCGCCCCACTTGTATCCCGCCTCCATGTCGTAGAACGTTGAGTAGTTCGAGCGAACCTCGTCGAACGAGAGATAGAAGTGCTCCGGGATCTCGGGGTGTTGCGGGGGGAAATTCTTTCGCAGCCGGTTCACGGTGGGGGTTACGGTGAACGGTGCAACCCCCCGGTAGGCGCGACGGATCCTGGTACGGTTCTTCTCTTTCTCACGGTAGAGGCTCGCGAGGTGCTCTATGGCCTCCGCGGCTCTCTCGTTTATCTCCACGAGCACCGGCATGGTCGCAAGCTCCTCCTGTATGAAGCGGTAGCGGCTTATGGTGATGTGCTCACCCTCCCGACGGTCGAACTCGAGCTCCCTTACGGCGGCGATGTATTCGATCGAGAAGTCGTCGCCCTTTCGTTCCTCCAGAGTGGCGAAGTAGCGCTCGACGAGAGCGTGGAGCTCCGGCTCATCGACCTCTTCGCGCAGCATCTCGTGGGAGACTAGGGGGAGCACCCGTCCGTAGACCATCTCGGCGAAGGGACGCGAGTTCTCGTTCTCCAGGAAGACCACGTGCACCGGGGAGGGGTTCGGGGTATTGCCGCTTCGGTTGCACCGGCCCGCGACCTGTACGATGGAGTCGAGTGGGCCCTGATCTCTTACGACCTCGTCGAAGTCCAGGTCCACCCCGGCCTCGACCACCTGCGTGGAGACGACGAGCGGCTTCGCTCCCCGTCGCATGCACCTCTTGAGCAGGCGCACCCGTCGCGAGCGTTGCCAGGGAGTTATGTTGGTCGAGAGGTAGAAGATGGAGGCGTCTGATCTCTCCCTGCCGTACTCCCGGTATGAGGAGAGACCGAGGCGTTCTTTCAGCATCCGGTAGAGCTCCACGGAGCTCGCGATGGTGTTCAGCACCACGAGCAGCGAGCGGTCTGGGGAGTGGATATCCTCGATGAAGTCCGCAAGCTCCTCGAGGGTGCGCACGTCCCGATGGGGCACGAGGCGCGTTCTGGAGAGCCCGGCGAAGTTTCGCTCGGGCCTTTCGAGCAGCTCCCTCGCATGGGGGAGGATGCGGGGGCGGGTCGCGGTCATCTGGATCACGGTGCAACCGAGGTCCCGGGAGAGCGTCGTGAGGACGTGCCTCACGAGCCTCCACTGTTCGTAAGGGATGCTCTGCACCTCGTCCAGGATCAGGATGCTCCCCGCGATGTTGTGCAGCCGCTTGAGCGGCCGGTTGCGGTTCGTCAGCAGGCTCTCGAAGAGCGAGACGAAGGTGGTCACCACTACCTCCGGCTCCCACGCCTCGACGGAGAGGAGCCGGTCTTCCACCGCCTCATCTTCGTTCTCGCCGCCGTCGAGCCGGGCGAGGTGGTGGCTTCTGAGGAGGGTGCCGTGCGGGTCATGGGAGAATTCCGGCCACCGGCGCAGCACGCTCTCGATGACGTCGGCGTTCTGCTCGATGATGTTCACGAAGGGGAGGGCGTAGATCACGCGCGGCAGATGCCCGGTCTCCTTCCGGATGCGCTCCCTGAGCCTGAGCGCCGTCTCCAGCGCGGCGAGCGTCTTCCCCGATCCCGTCGGAGCCGTGAGGCTCAGGATGGCCGGGTAGAGCTCATCGATCGGGCTTTCTTCTACCTTCCGGACGCACTCCTTTCGGACTTCCTCCCTGATCCCGGCGAGCCTCTGCGCGGCGGGGGACTCGGGACCCTCGCCCCCCTTCAGGGTTCGCACGTGATCCTCCACCAGCCGGGGCGGAATGGGGCGGGGGATGGTCTTTTCTTCAGCGGCGGCCGAGACGTGCTTGTCTGCGTCTATGAGCGCGGAGAAGAGGAGGAGCAGCCGCCAGTAGCGGCGGGTCGCCTCCGGATCTCCTTCTCTAAGAAGCCTTCGATGCGACCTGCGCATCTCCGGCAGGAGATGCCACCAGCTTGTTAGCGACAGGAACTCCTGCGCTTCCGGAACCCCGAGCTCCTCCATCTCGGAGACTATCTGCTCCCTGTGCGCCCCGCGCATGTCTTCTAGCTGCGCTCCGACGGCGGCCAGCTCTCTGCGGAGCCCTGCCGGAAAGTCCGCGAAGGCCGGGGCGTCTCTCAGGTCCTCCTTGCGGGGCAGCACCTCCTGCGGGGTCAGCAGGTGGCCGTGGTGGCGGTGGATCGCGAGGTAGACGAGAAGCGGGGCTTCGACATCCTCGGGATGCCGTCTTTTAGCAACGAACGCCCCGAGGAGCGCGGAGACGAAGGAGTGGTGGGAGTACTCTTTTCTGGGGGGCTTCTTCTCCAGCGGCGGGAGCTTCTCCTGAAAGTAGGTCGTGTACTTGCCGAAGTCGTGGGTGAGCCCGCAGAGCCGGGCAAGCGCGGCGAGGTGCTCTCGCCCCGAGATAGGGAGCGTGAGCACGTTTCTCTCCGCCATCTGGGCCACCGCCGCGAGGTGGGCTTTCAGGAGCTCCTCCGACCTCCCTCCCCGCGCCGGACGCGCCAGGAACCTCACTGCATGAACACCCCGTACTCGTGAGATTCCTGGTAGGAGACCTCGAAGACCTCGCTCTCCAGCCGGGCGGTTATGTGCGGCCCCGCACGGTTGTACAGCAGATCCCCCGCGGCGATTAGCCGCCGTCTTTCGTCGAGGGCGAGCGGGGTGCGCTCCTTGACGATCTGGGTTCCCGCCCCGAGACGGGGCGGGCCGGAGAGGGCGGAGGCCGGGAGCACGGTGCTGATGGGAAGCTCCTCCCCCCGCCTTCCGAGGCTCCAGTCCTCCGTGCTCGCCACGTGCTCCACCCGGCCCGGGCACTCGGACATCCCCAGGTACGGCGGGTAGACGGGCGCGCCGGATTCCAGAACCTCTCGGAGGCTTTCGAGCCACCTCCGGTCCTCGTGCGTCACGTAGATGCGGTAGCGGAGCTCTCTGTAGCCCACCTCCGGGAAGATCCATTCCAGCGGTACCTGTATGGGCCCTTTGCTCCCGTCGAAGCCGCCGGCTCCCCCCGTCCAGACGTGGCCCTCGGTCATCAGGTAGTTGACCTGCTGCATCACCCGCCGCACGGGCACCCGCACGGAAAGCGCTATGTGGCAGCGTTCGAGGCCGAGGTCTTCAGCGTATTCGTCGCGTTCGTAGCCCATCATCCCGGCGATGAGCCCCGCGACGGTCGTGCGAGGCGGAAATGGATATGAGAGCGAGGAGGAGTTGGTGTAGAACTTGCGGAACATGCCGTACGCTCCGCAGAGGTCGAAGACGATAAGCGGGTTCTGCGGCATCGTCTAGAAGGTCTCCAGCCGGTCGCCGAGTCTCTCCTGCAGGCCGCACTCGAAGGCATCTCCGAGCTCCGGGTGGGCCCAGAGGCGTGTCCTGACGATGGAGTCCTCGACCGCGCGCACTCTCTCCAGCACCCGATCGTAGCCCAGCGAGAAGTCCCGGATGTCGCGCAGGGTGTCGAGGGTCTTGCCGTCCTGCGGGGTCAGGACCAGGTCCTCGCGCACGTCCCCGAGCCGTAGAGCCGATCCGTCCTCATACTCGACGCGCAGGTAGAGCCGCGGGGTCTGCCCGATCTTGCTCCTCGTCGTCGCCTGCTGCGGGATGGCCCTCACCATCGCCTCGTCGAGCGCGGTGAGGTCTTCGTCGGTGAGCCCGGTGTGTCGGGCGCGGCTCTTGCTCACGATGCCGTAGAAAGCGAGCAGCGAGTAGTGCACCCGCCAGTCTTTTCCGAAGGTGCCGTACTCGTTCTCCCTGCCCGCGAAGTGGCTCGAGATGGTGGCGGAGTTGTTAATCTCGACCCGGTGCAGCGAGTATCCCCAGCTGAACTGCACTGGACCGGTGAAGGTGACCGAGGTGTTCTCCATCGGCATCGTCGCCCCGAAGAGCCGCACGTCCCTGAGACGCCTCAAGAGCCAGTCCTTGAACTCCCGGCTCTGGCGCGCCTGGCGCTCGTTGAGGTTTGCGCCGTTGTCGCGGTTGTAGTCCGAAAGCAGCACGCTCATGCGCTGCTTGGAGCTGGTCGTCTCGTCCTGCTCGGTGCGCCTGACCCAGATGTCCTCCCCGGCGTCGAGCCAGTAGTCCCTGAGGTAGCGCTTGAGCCTGACGTCGGAGACGAGGTTGCGCCCGGTTGCTTCGTCCATGCGCGGGCGGTTCTCGTCGTCCGGGTCGCCGTTTGGGTTGGTGAGCTTAGCGTCGTAGAGGTAGAGGATGTCTCCGTCGTGGATGGCCAAGCCTTCTCTCCTTTCTCTCTTCTAGGCGGGCTGCTTCTCTCTCGCGGTCATCGCCCTGAAGGTACGGTGCGAGTAGCCGCTCAGCAGGTAGTAGACGTTCTCTGAGGGGGTGAGACGCCATACCCTCTGGTTCCGGGTCAGGAGCTCCTGCGCCTGGGCGAAGATGGCTTCGTTGCGGCCCTGCAGGAGCGGTCGGCGCTCGCCGGAGCGGTCGGTGTAGCGGTACTGGCGGAGCTTGTCGAAGAGCTCGGTGGCCAGGCGCTGGACGCGGGGGAGGGTCATGCCCTGGTAGTTGATCTTGTTCAGGATCGTCTTCTCCCCACCCCGGCCCTCGGGACCGAGCCGCCACTGGGCGTTCGCGATCTCGGCGACCAGAGCGCCGAGCAGGTACAGGGCCGCCTGCTGCTCGTCGTAGCCGAGCCTCTTCAGGTACTCCTTCTCCGCTTCGTCGAGGGAGAGCCTCTCCAGGTACTCTTGCGACACTTCTTCCTCCTTCAGCTGGTCGAGATCCCGCAAGAACGCGAGCAACAGGTTGGTCTGCGCGAGATAGCGGACGAGGGTGAGGTCTTCCATGCCTTCCTTTGGGGCGCTCACCTGGTACGATCCCGTGTTGCCGAAGCGATAGGCCCGCGCCAGCTCCATGAAGCCGTCCGTGAGCTCCTTGCGGTCTATGAGGCCGCCGGAGATGAGGGTGTGGTAGAAGGCCAGGATCTTCTTGTTCAAGTATTCGACTTTCCCATCAGGCTTGCGGACTTTTCGTACTGGGATGAGGTAGTAGATCTGCTGTAGGGTGAGGTCTCTCGCCTCGTCTCCGTAGAGCTCCTCCCACAGCCGCCCCGTCTCGAACCCCTGCGCGCGCAGCTCCTCCAGGCGGTAGGACGGAATGTCCTGGATGAGCCTAAGGACCTCGAACTTGGCCTGCTTCTGTTTGTAGAAGAGCAGGTTGATCATGTACCCGCTCGCAAGGTGTTCTTCTCTGAACTCTTCGAGCTCCTCGTCCAGCTCCCCGGCCTGCACCCTCCCGATGTCGAAGAGCGTCCTGTTGCGGATGCTCCTGAGCGTGCGCACGAGTGCCTCCGGGAACCCGCGCGGGATCTCCACGGTGTACAAATCCGGGATCATGTAACCTCTGGCTCCGGCGAAGCCGAAACCCAGCTCCCTCCCTACAAAGCGCTCTCCGACGAGCAATGCCCGGTACGCTTCTTTCGAGAGGGAGAAGTTCGAGACGAAACCCTTCTTCGTGGCTCCAGAAGCGAACCCCGACTTGTCCGTTATGAAGTACTTGAACCTGAAGCGAGTCATATCCGTGGTGACCGGGCCATACTCGCCGCTCAGGTGACAGCGTCCCTCCTCGTCCCCTGTGAAGGCGCTATCCACGAACCTGCGCTCAAGGTACTCGTGGTAGGCCGGGTCGTCGATCAGAAGTTCTCCGTCGAGCTCGATGGTGAAGAGCACGCCGCTCTCCGGGATCTCCGGAAAACGCTCCCGCAGCGCCTTCACCACCCTCTGCGGTACGTTCTTTGGTTTGGTGCCTCCTCTTATCTCCGCTCGCAGATCCTCCCGGGAAGAGCCTTTTATGCCGAGCCTGCTCAGATCCCAGAGCCGCCTGTTGCGCTGATAGGCGCCACCGCCTTTCACGCCAATCTCTTTCGGTTCGCCAAGGTCGAGATAAAGCTTCTGCACCAGAATCTTCAGCTTTTTGTAGAGTGCACTCTCAGGGTCTATAC
The Rubrobacter xylanophilus genome window above contains:
- the csx2 gene encoding TIGR02221 family CRISPR-associated protein codes for the protein MKKVKKLICTIGTGSYEKVTYTFGERRKETRLAPVAIGSFITGEEKGLELVALLTQGARDKYRDGLRSEAAALGWTCTPVDIPDGKSEAELWEIFEKFGEHLKEGDEVVLDLTHGFRHLPALLLSAVQYYAARKRIKILGVYYGAYEARDESNNVPIFDLTPLVDLPEWSYGVRLFSDYLLPKLLAEMLKNIQRRSHQPGSQQKFSRLQKVASALRDLEAPLASGIPLEAGFEAHRTLEKARSAEAEEELSHLAPLRGFWEELEERLESFALPEPKVPKGDKPKKGVILTIEELERQAHLVDGYLAISDLRAAATLMRELIVSAVILHTQNPKRWLEGEERQRAERRLGVIASWNRGASQLKKLLSKEQQELATLWDQVRERRNALAHAGMREDMVKFDAQVMRDLHDRIERNLATPSFWNTEVERKDERWLVSPLGMTPGALYTAIVQESPDHLFIITSQKAKQKVGEIRTEAGREDLEVSCLILDDPFNGFDEAREKVEEALKEHGPCWAAAQEVIVNRTGGTTCLGWAVERIEAALRRDLGLEPRTVACIDRRDPEEQRKRPYVRGEVIDITERGEEE
- the cas4 gene encoding CRISPR-associated protein Cas4, which produces MSVTGTLVQSYAVCPRQAWLMARQMEPEREFELLVEGRLNQLEHYERSMKEIELPGMKIDRVRREGGRLVFSEIKKSTRYLPAARLQVGYYLLRLREEGIEASGEILVPKERFREEVELTPELEEKVSETVEKLERLLESYQPPPARRIRYCGKCAYAEFCWS
- the cas3 gene encoding CRISPR-associated helicase Cas3', which encodes MRFLARPARGGRSEELLKAHLAAVAQMAERNVLTLPISGREHLAALARLCGLTHDFGKYTTYFQEKLPPLEKKPPRKEYSHHSFVSALLGAFVAKRRHPEDVEAPLLVYLAIHRHHGHLLTPQEVLPRKEDLRDAPAFADFPAGLRRELAAVGAQLEDMRGAHREQIVSEMEELGVPEAQEFLSLTSWWHLLPEMRRSHRRLLREGDPEATRRYWRLLLLFSALIDADKHVSAAAEEKTIPRPIPPRLVEDHVRTLKGGEGPESPAAQRLAGIREEVRKECVRKVEESPIDELYPAILSLTAPTGSGKTLAALETALRLRERIRKETGHLPRVIYALPFVNIIEQNADVIESVLRRWPEFSHDPHGTLLRSHHLARLDGGENEDEAVEDRLLSVEAWEPEVVVTTFVSLFESLLTNRNRPLKRLHNIAGSILILDEVQSIPYEQWRLVRHVLTTLSRDLGCTVIQMTATRPRILPHARELLERPERNFAGLSRTRLVPHRDVRTLEELADFIEDIHSPDRSLLVVLNTIASSVELYRMLKERLGLSSYREYGRERSDASIFYLSTNITPWQRSRRVRLLKRCMRRGAKPLVVSTQVVEAGVDLDFDEVVRDQGPLDSIVQVAGRCNRSGNTPNPSPVHVVFLENENSRPFAEMVYGRVLPLVSHEMLREEVDEPELHALVERYFATLEERKGDDFSIEYIAAVRELEFDRREGEHITISRYRFIQEELATMPVLVEINERAAEAIEHLASLYREKEKNRTRIRRAYRGVAPFTVTPTVNRLRKNFPPQHPEIPEHFYLSFDEVRSNYSTFYDMEAGYKWGEDEAMML
- the cas5 gene encoding CRISPR-associated protein Cas5, with the protein product MPQNPLIVFDLCGAYGMFRKFYTNSSSLSYPFPPRTTVAGLIAGMMGYERDEYAEDLGLERCHIALSVRVPVRRVMQQVNYLMTEGHVWTGGAGGFDGSKGPIQVPLEWIFPEVGYRELRYRIYVTHEDRRWLESLREVLESGAPVYPPYLGMSECPGRVEHVASTEDWSLGRRGEELPISTVLPASALSGPPRLGAGTQIVKERTPLALDERRRLIAAGDLLYNRAGPHITARLESEVFEVSYQESHEYGVFMQ
- the cas7b gene encoding type I-B CRISPR-associated protein Cas7/Csh2; amino-acid sequence: MAIHDGDILYLYDAKLTNPNGDPDDENRPRMDEATGRNLVSDVRLKRYLRDYWLDAGEDIWVRRTEQDETTSSKQRMSVLLSDYNRDNGANLNERQARQSREFKDWLLRRLRDVRLFGATMPMENTSVTFTGPVQFSWGYSLHRVEINNSATISSHFAGRENEYGTFGKDWRVHYSLLAFYGIVSKSRARHTGLTDEDLTALDEAMVRAIPQQATTRSKIGQTPRLYLRVEYEDGSALRLGDVREDLVLTPQDGKTLDTLRDIRDFSLGYDRVLERVRAVEDSIVRTRLWAHPELGDAFECGLQERLGDRLETF
- the cas8b gene encoding type I-B CRISPR-associated protein Cas8b/Csh1 — encoded protein: MIESIYQIGRALLEESGGGRRAVLESLAAAPPRNRKGESYITILKLNSRKPSLSVELRELSVRGNDAARYLWLGNASGSNPQDRLTSDNLGYLISQNIPNLLEEQRIDPESALYKKLKILVQKLYLDLGEPKEIGVKGGGAYQRNRRLWDLSRLGIKGSSREDLRAEIRGGTKPKNVPQRVVKALRERFPEIPESGVLFTIELDGELLIDDPAYHEYLERRFVDSAFTGDEEGRCHLSGEYGPVTTDMTRFRFKYFITDKSGFASGATKKGFVSNFSLSKEAYRALLVGERFVGRELGFGFAGARGYMIPDLYTVEIPRGFPEALVRTLRSIRNRTLFDIGRVQAGELDEELEEFREEHLASGYMINLLFYKQKQAKFEVLRLIQDIPSYRLEELRAQGFETGRLWEELYGDEARDLTLQQIYYLIPVRKVRKPDGKVEYLNKKILAFYHTLISGGLIDRKELTDGFMELARAYRFGNTGSYQVSAPKEGMEDLTLVRYLAQTNLLLAFLRDLDQLKEEEVSQEYLERLSLDEAEKEYLKRLGYDEQQAALYLLGALVAEIANAQWRLGPEGRGGEKTILNKINYQGMTLPRVQRLATELFDKLRQYRYTDRSGERRPLLQGRNEAIFAQAQELLTRNQRVWRLTPSENVYYLLSGYSHRTFRAMTAREKQPA